In the genome of Montipora foliosa isolate CH-2021 chromosome 3, ASM3666993v2, whole genome shotgun sequence, one region contains:
- the LOC137995102 gene encoding uncharacterized protein gives MSAAEEAKIIRRSAKGRFTRKRNELLKSIADKRNREIIESNYSQLVEAWGLLESKHDLYAMYLTDEEVENADNWITEVQESFTEAMTMKMSYINDIVAIESRERAEAEHEELQLEEAFKECKQTNKELLNLLTKESAESEIRWIHDIQRKYNGIIEKLDVQIAKDEQLKESKQAIKEKTTNLSLEKIKLPKFDGEIREYPQFKRDFQRHVEPTLDKGDVSYVLRSCLGKEPYETVKSVDDEINEMWKRLDDKYGDPAKVADVIIDSIRRTKIIREGEDKRLVEFVNMLEDGYRDLRRLGLEAEITTTSSVSIIERKLPMDIRREWAQSVSSDASMVDKMNKFPSLLRFLLNQKRAIEYDCAALRAYNSNTAMSKAVAHHATAREYTDERQSNNSKCLFHNNAEHWTSECKLYLSESVDGRKRMLKEKGACWSCLKRGHRIHDCKRKGNCGINDCAGKHHRTIHEERKEVTASANICSNSQIGTCLLQLQRIKTKRGYVNVMWDNAASISLITNKRAREEKLKGIRVELSIVKVGAKSEKIAPEKYRLCLIDKKGQIVEFDVYGIDKITSDIQSINIDGIVQLFKNVSKEEIVRPTGAIDVLIGYEYAGFHPEREQNSEHLLLLKNRFGRCIGGTHPLIKETSVKPNLSDVKVLHVMKANVEDFYNIENLGIECKPRCGGCKCGRCPIGSKEYSIKEERELELIDKNLEYDYQDGRWIAEYPWIKNPSALPDNRRVAVATLISTEKRLLKNPQHAKIYDMQIKDMVARDVARKLSKEELNSYKGPIHYISHHEVLKPDSKSTPVKIVFNSSAKYMAMYLMNIGQKVQIYSTI, from the exons ATGTCGGCCGCGGAAGAAGCAAAAATCATCCGAAGATCTGCTAAAGGAAGATTCACAAGAAAAAGGAATGAGCTTCTCAAATCTATCGCTGACAAGAGAAACAGAGAGATTATCGAAAGCAATTATTCTCAGCTGGTAGAAGCATGGGGACTCTTAGAAAGCAAACACGATTTATACGCCATGTATTTGACTGACGAAGAAGTAGAAAATGCCGATAACTGGATAACGGAAGTCCAAGAATCATTCACGGAAGCTATGACTATGAAGATGAGTTACATAAACGACATAGTAGCAATAGAATCTAGAGAGCGCGCAGAAGCAGAGCATGAAGAA CTCCAACTTGAAGAAGCATTTAAGGAATGCAAACAAACTAATAAGGAGCTACTTAATTTGCTGACGAAAGAATCAGCAGAATCTGAAATCAGATGGATTCACGATATTCAAAGAAAGTACAACGGGATAATTGAAAAACTAGATGTGCAAATTGCTAAAGATGAACAACTAAAGGAATCAAAGCAAGcgataaaggaaaaaacgaccaacCTTAGCTTGGAGAAAATAAAATTGCCCAAATTTGATGGTGAAATACGAGAATATCCACAGTTTAAAAGAGATTTCCAAAGGCATGTTGAGCCCACCTTAGACAAAGGCGATGTTTCGTACGTCTTACGATCCTGTCTCGGTAAAGAACCTTACGAAACAGTAAAGAGTGTAGACGATGAAATTAACGAAATGTGGAAACGCCTCGATGATAAGTACGGAGACCCCGCCAAGGTTGCAGATGTGATCATTGACAGTATTCGACGAACCAAAATCATCAGAGAAGGAGAAGATAAACGACTCGTCGAATTTGTAAACATGTTGGAGGACGGATACAGAGACCTAAGAAGACTTGGACTTGAGGCAGAGATTACAACGACCAGTTCTGTAAGCATTATAGAAAGAAAATTACCGATGGATATAAGGAGAGAGTGGGCTCAATCAGTCAGCTCAGATGCAAGTATGGTTGACAAGATGAACAAGTTTCCTAGCCTTTTACGATTTTTACTAAATCAAAAGAGAGCCATAGAATATGATTGTGCCGCACTTCGGGCTTACAACTCTAACACGGCAATGTCTAAAGCAGTCGCGCATCACGCAACCGCGAGAGAATACACTGACGAAAGACAATCGAATAATTCTAAATGCTTGTTCCACAACAACGCTGAGCACTGGACAAGTGAATGTAAATTATATCTGTCCGAATCAGTagatggaagaaaaagaatGTTAAAGGAAAAGGGTGCGTGTTGGTCATGCTTGAAAAGAGGACATCGCATACATGAttgtaaaagaaaaggaaattgtgGCATAAACGACTGCGCGGGAAAACATCATAGAACCATccacgaggaaagaaaagaagtcaCAGCGTCAGCAAATATCTGCAGCAACTCACAAATCGGTACATGTCTCCTGCAACttcaaagaataaaaacaaagagaggATACGTAAACGTCATGTGGGACAACGCGGCTTCCATATCACTCATCACAAACAAAAGGGCACGGGAAGAGAAACTAAAGGGAATACGGGTAGAGCTGTCTATCGTAAAAGTGGGTGCGAAAAGCGAGAAGATTGCACCAGAAAAGTACCGGCTATGTCTCATTGACAAAAAAGGCCAAATTGTCGAGTTTGACGTTTATGGCATCGACAAGATCACCTCAGACATTCAAAGCATAAATATTGATGGTATAGTGCAATTGTTCAAAAACGtttcaaaggaagaaattgTGCGCCCTACCGGAGCAATCGATGTCCTAATAGGCTATGAATACGCTGGATTTCACCCTGAGAGAGAGCAAAACTCAGAACACTTGCTGCTTCTGAAGAATCGCTTCGGTCGATGCATAGGAGGAACACACCCATTAATCAAGGAAACCAGTGTGAAACCTAATCTCAGTGATGTAAAAGTCCTTCATGTTATGAAAGCGAACGTAGAGGATTTCTACAACATCGAAAATCTTGGAATCGAGTGTAAACCCCGCTGTGGAGGATGTAAATGCGGGAGATGTCCCATTGGGAGTAAAGAGTACAGCATTAAAGAGGAAAGAGAACTTGAGCTGATCGACAAAAATCTCGAATATGACTATCAGGATGGTCGATGGATTGCAGAATATCCTTGGATCAAAAACCCTTCTGCCCTCCCAGATAATAGGCGAGTAGCCGTGGCAACGCTGATCTCTACGGAGAAAAGGCTCCTCAAGAACCCTCAGCACGCCAAAATTtacgatatgcaaataaaaGATATGGTTGCAAGGGATGTTGCCCGTAAACTCAGTAAAGAAGAACTAAACAGTTACAAAGGCCCCATACATTATATCTCGCATCATGAAGTTCTCAAACCAGATTCGAAGTCTACACCGGTTAAAATAGTGTTCAATAGTAGCGCTAAGTACATGGCCATGTACTTAATGAATATTGGGCAAAAGGTCCA